Proteins from a genomic interval of Chionomys nivalis chromosome 7, mChiNiv1.1, whole genome shotgun sequence:
- the Tekt5 gene encoding tektin-5, whose translation MEFLGTTQTASYCGPKKDCGMQMLPPAGQSPIIQECYQPYHLPGYRYLNAWKPSVFYKIATTQSCPEECQGARRPPTILPSLRSALFCRYTPRDWDRSNELQIRGAEASRLWASRLTGDSLRIMQDKDQLTRQMQEGTSRNLGQRLSDIGFWKSELCYELDRLRTENNSMDTIKRRLECAAQEVNCPLQVALECLYNREKRIGIDLVHDNVEKNLIREVDLLKCCQDQMRKLAKRVDFQMRDNRDAQHALERDIEDKTSAQCIDEGCFNLRNTSDAISFFHGMEKFDGTVSVPETWAKFSNDNIRHSQNMRANSIRLREEAEHLFETLSDQMWRQFTNTNLAFSARISEETDVKNKLQTQLAKTLQEIFQAENTIMLLERAIMAKECPLKVAQTRLACRTRRPNVELCRDIPQFKLVNEVFTIDDTLQTLRLRLRETQDTLQLLVMTKSRLEHELAIKANTLCIDKEKCMRMRKVFPSTPRLVGYTCSGVCPGPCASLVPCVSPAPCGRPSGGGSSLCGGPAPCGGSAPCGGSAPCGGSAPCGNSSGCAGSASCSCSGSGFAPVC comes from the exons ATGGAGTTTCTAGGAACCACTCAGACAGCCAGTTACTGTGGCCCCAAGAAAGACTGTGGCATGCAGATGCTGCCCCCTGCTGGGCAGAGCCCTATAATACAGGAGTGCTACCAACCCTATCATTTGCCCGGTTACCGCTACCTGAATGCGTGGAAACCCAGCGTCTTCTACAAGATTGCCACCACCCAGTCATGCCCAGAGGAATGCCAAGGCGCCCGGCGTCCGCCCACCATCCTGCCCTCACTCCGCTCCGCGCTCTTCTGTCGCTACACCCCACGCGACTGGGACCGCTCCAACGAACTGCAGATCAGGGGCGCAGAAGCCTCACGACTCTGGGCCAGCCGGCTGACTGGCGACTCCCTGCGGATCATGCAGGATAAGGACCAGCTAACGCGCCAGATGCAGGAAGGGACCTCCCGGAACCTGGGCCAGAGGCTATCCGACATCGGCTTCTGGAAGTCCGAGTTGTGCTATGAGCTGGACAGGCTTCGGACAGAGAACAACAGCATGGACACCATCAAGAGGCGCTTGGAGTGCGCAGCCCAGGAGGTGAACTGTCCCCTGCAG GTAGCCCTGGAATGTCTGTACAATCGGGAGAAAAGGATCGGAATAGACCTTGTCCATGACAACGTTGAGAAAAACCTTATCCGG gAAGTAGATTTACTAAAATGTTGCCAAGATCAGATGAGAAAATTAGCTAAACGAGTCGATTTCCAGATGCG AGATAACCGGGATGCTCAACATGCCCTAGAGCGGGACATCGAGGACAAAACCTCGGCCCAGTGTATTGATGAGGGGTGTTTTAACCTGAGAAACACATCCGACGCCATCAGCTTCTTCCACGGCATGGAGAAGTTTGACGGAAC GGTCTCTGTTCCCGAAACCTGGGCCAAGTTCAGTAATGACAACATTAGACACTCTCAGAACATGCGGGCCAACTCCATCCGGCTGCGAGAGGAGGCAGAACACCTGTTCGAGACCTTGTCAGACCAGATGTGGAGGCAATTCACCAACACCAACCTGGCCTTCAGTGCTCGCATCTCGGAGGAGACAGACGTGAAGAACAAACTCCAGACGCAGCTGGCTAAG ACACTACAGGAGATCTTCCAGGCAGAGAACACCATCATGTTGCTGGAGAGGGCCATCATGGCCAAGGAGTGCCCACTGAAGGTGGcgcagaccaggctggcgtgCAGGACCCGACGGCCTAACGTGGAGCTCTGCAGGGACATACCACAGTTCAA GCTCGTGAACGAGGTTTTCACTATAGACGACACCCTACAGACGCTCAGGCTGAGGCTGCGGGAGACACAAGACACGCTACAGCTGCTGGTGATGACCAAGTCCCGGCTGGAGCACGAGCTGGCCATCAAAGCCAACACCTTATGCATCGACAAGGAGAAATGCATGCGCATGCGCAAGGTCTTCCCCAGCACGCCCCGCCTGGTGGGTTATACCTGCTCTGGGGTCTGCCCAGGCCCTTGCGCCAGCCTCGTCCCTTGTGTCAGCCCCGCCCCCTGCGGCAGGCCCTCTGGCGGAGGCTCCTCACTTTGTGGAGGCCCCGCCCCTTGCGGGGGTTCCGCCCCTTGCGGGGGTTCCGCCCCTTGCGGAGGATCCGCCCCTTGTGGAAACTCTTCGGGctgtgctggctctgcctcttgttCCTGCTCAGGCTCCGGCTTTGCGCCGGTTTGTTAA